The following is a genomic window from Arvicanthis niloticus isolate mArvNil1 chromosome 10, mArvNil1.pat.X, whole genome shotgun sequence.
acacacacacacacacacacacacacacagagtattccTCCTCTGCATCAAGGAGCAAGCTCAGCACAGAGCTTCGGGATTGTGTCATAAGCTGGTGTATCCCAAGCACTGACAATCATCACTGGCAGCAGActctctgtctgcctttttttaaaaaattgcgtGATGGTtggaatatgcttagcccagggagtggcactattaggaggtgaggctttgttggagtgggtgtgtcactgtgggcgtgggcttaagacctttaccctagctgcctggaagccagtattctaccACTTTACCCCTGGTTTCCCTAGCTGTAAAGTGGGGTGAAAAACACAAGATTTGCTTCCCTGGGTCTTTGTCTATGAagactctcagctctgcctgcaccatgcctgcctggatgctgccatgctcccaccttgataatggactgaacctctgaacctgtaagccagccccaattaaagacttgccttggtcgtggtgtctgttcccagcagtacaaaccctaagacaggatGACTACATAGTGCTCATTTCCTTGTTTCCCTCCAAGAACACAGGGGGCTCGAGATAACAGAGAAGACACAGAGTGTTGGGTGAAGTTGGTTCTTATAACCTGAAAAGCGAGCGAAGTGATGCCTATCAAATCTGTCCTCAGGGGACAGCCCTTGTCTTCCTCCAGGGGTCAAAGATTGCTCAGGCTGTGCCTGGACTGACCCTGCACTCATGGCTTCTGTTCTTCCGCTTTCTCACTCTTTCTTGGCTCCGCCCTGATGGCTCAGCGACGTGCCTCAAGGAAATGCTTCCTCTAGGGGCTGGTCTTAAGGGGTTGTTGCTGCCAAAGGAATGCCTGCTGAGAAGAGGTGGGTAAGGTAGGCTGAAGGAGAGCTGGCAGAGGAGTCGTTTCTTGACTAATCTCTCCTGGGTGGGGGCGGGGATGAAGAGGTCTGGAGGACTGGGGAGCTGGGACTGCCGGCAGCTGGACAGCAGCCCTGTGCTCGTGAGCCCTTCCTCCTAAGATGCTGACAGGGTTCATACGCTGTTTATTTACGTCCTCTGCTTCTGGGGCAGCTCTGGAACGAGGAAGGAGAAAACGAAAGTGAACCGCAGACTTTGCTGCGGGGCTCCATTCTGGACTGGGCTTTTTCTTCCCAGCATCCCCTGATTGTCTTTCCTCCTCTGCTCCTTACTTTACACCAACCCACCTCACAGCCAGTGGCAGTTAGGGCCCATTACGCAAATGCTTTGGACAGCAACTTCGGTGCTTGATATTCAGTATATACTGCAGGTGTAGATCTCAAAGAAAGGGGTTTTGTACATTTTGTAGCAGATACAGCTAATTAGGTGTTCAGATTAACAAGGAGTGCCTGATGAGTGAACGGGTAAACCTGGAGCTACATGAGGCTCCTGGGCTAAATGATACTCCCTGTAGGATCCGTGGGTGAGTGGGTGTGGGGCGAGTATTTGCTCCACTCCCTAAGATACAGTCTGCAATGGCCCTGCTTACTGTTGTCCTCTGTGGAGGAAATAAAATTGTGAGTCAGCCGTTTAAGAACGTGCAAGCAGGAAGGAACAGTCCAAAGTCGCACACCCAGAAACTCAAAGCTGAGTTCATACTTCATATTTTTTCAACTGTAGTACTTCAATAAAAACGGGCAGGAGTACggaaagaaggaacagaaagaacactgagtgtggggtgACCAGCCACACCTGGGATAAGGAACGGCAGATGGGCAAGACAAAGAAATCCACTTTTCTTCTTAAAGGAGCTTGCAAGCATTCCTCACTATCCCTGGAAGCTGCCACTTACTAGGTAAGTGCGTTCATAGAAtattggagaaaaaaaggagTTGGTTTTCATGACTAGTCATAAAATTTTAGGACGTCTATCATAAGAAACCTGTAATAGGGAAACTAGATAAAAATGAGCTAAATTTCCCACAACATCATTCAGAACcgttttaattcttaaaatatcatttcaaacattaaaatatttaagattagAAAATTGAAATAAGCACGTAATTGTGTCACTCAGCCTGAGCCCAGCCTGGAAAGAAATCTGTACACGTACTAACTATACCACAGTATGGCATTAACATGGATGGCAGAGCCAGCAAGGGCAAGACAGCTCTGCTAACTGCTGTCCAACTCAAACTGAAGGAAATCGGCCAGTTGCTGTGTTAAGAGGGAGCCGATACCAAGTGTGAGATCCTGTTGGGATACACATATGCTAAACATGTAGCGGTGGCTTTGGGGGTGTGGGTCTGTGGAGCAATCATTTCCTCATTTTAAATTTACCTCTATTCATAATCTAAATTTTGTACATCTTATACAtctaataaattattaattaagcAAGTAAGTGTGTTTAGAAAGACTCCATAGCCAGGTGAgttttttcctgtctgaaatgaCAAAGGTCCCCTCTTCATTCATGCACAGACAGAGATGTCAGAAGACAGAACATATCAGCACAATTCCTACCCCAACACTTTCATTGAGTCCCAGAGAAACATACCTGTTCATTTCTCAAGGCATTGACTACCATGGAAACCACGAATCATAACACACCTGAGGATGGATCCGCATCAGCAGGTGGTCAGAGGACCGCTGGCAAAGATGGTCTTTTGTTACTCAATGCTGTTAAAAAGGGAGATGTTGATAGGGTCCAGCAACTGTTAGAACAAGGGGCTGATGTCAATGTCTGTGACGAGTATTGGGGCTGGACACCTTTGCACAATGCAGTGCAGATCGGCAGGGTAGATATTGTGAATCTCCTGCTTGGTCATGGTGCTGACCCTCGTCGGAGGAAGAAGAATGGGGCCACCCCCTTCATCATTGCTGGGATCCATGGAGATGTGCGCCTGCTCcagattctcctctctcaagGTGCGGACATCAATGAGTGTGACGAGAATGGATTCACGGCTTTCATGGAAGCTGCCGAGCGTGGTAACGTGGAAGCCTTAAGATTCCTTTTTGCTAACGGAGCTGATGTGAATTTGAGACGGGAGACAACGGAGGACAAAAAGCGAATGAAGAAAGGAGGCGCCACAGCTCTCATGAGCGCTGCCGAGAAGGGGCACTTGGAAGTCGTGAAAATTCTCATCAGCGACATGAAGGCGGAAGTCGATGCTCGGGACAACATGGGCAGAAATGCCTTGATCCATGCTCTGCTAAACTTCAACTGTGAAAATGTAAGTAAACATGTGGAGGAGATTACTTCAATTCTGATTGAACATGGGGCTGATGTTAACGCGAGAGGCGATGGAGGGAAGACACCCCTGATCTCAGCAGTGGAGAGGAAGCACACAGGTTTGGTGCAGATGCTCCTGCGTCAGGAGGGAATAAACATCGATGACAGGGATAGCACGGGCAAGACAGCTCTGCTAATTGCTGTTGAACAACAACTGAAGGAAATCACCCAGTTGCTTCTTGAAAAGGGAGCCGATACCAAGTGTGGCGATCTTGTTGGGATAGCCAGGAGGAATTACGACCATTGCCTTCTAAAGCTTCTTTATAAATTTATTCATGACACCGACCCTCCTGCTGTGGACTGGTTACCTCACAGTTCACGTTGGGGGGAAGCCTTGAAAAGACTTCACGGGATGCCTCGACCCAGGATTGGCAAGCTCAAGATCTTCATGCATGAAGACTATAAAATTGCTAACACCTCCGAGGGGGCCGTCTACCTAGGGATCTATGACAATGGAGAGGTGGCTGTGAAGGTCTTCTATGAGAATAGCACACGTGGATGTAAGGAAGTCTCTTGTCTGCGGGACTGCCGTGGCCACAGTAACTTAGTGGCTTTCTATGGAAGAGAGTACTACAAGGgctgtttatatgtgtgtatgtccctGTGTGAGTGGACGCTGGAAGAGTTCCTGAAGGCACCCAGAGAGGAACCTGTGGAGAATGGGGAAGATAAGTTTGCCCACAGTGTCCTGTTGTCTATATTTGAGGGTGTTCAAAAACTACACTTGCATGGATACTCCCATGAGGACCTGCAACCACAAAACATCTTAATAGGTGAGCCCCTGTGGCAGTCTTGTATGTGTGACTGCGATAGAACATCACAGACTAAGAGATTTGTAATGTGTGCAGATTTATTTCTGGTAGCCATAGAGATTAGCAGAGGTCACCTCTCGCAGGCTAAATTCCTGACTTCAACACACCTTTAGCTCTTATTCCCAACTTCTatccttccttcattcttctttctggGGACTCAGTAGCTTCTTTAAGAAGGAAGAAGGTCCTGAAGGGGGCTGAAGAGTGGCTCAGAACATCTCTGACTCATGATGGTGGCCTAACTTAGAATAGCTTGGGGCTTGTAGGCTTAACTGAACGAAAGTCAAGGCCAAGACATCCTTAAACTCAGAACCTTGTTGGTTGGCTGTTAGTTAGCCATAGCATATAACCTGAACTATGGCCATCAGCCCCTTTTCAGTGCCCCAGGAGCTGTGGGAGTAGAGAGCCGGTTAAGTCACCCTCATATTTTCTTACTGTCTttcctataaaaacaaaatgtgtgtCCTGCTCTTGACAGATGCCTATTTGATCAAATGAGGCTGGATATGAGCAAATAGCATTATTATTGCTCTTCAGAGAGGATAGATAGATTGTATAACATGTTACATATTTAAGTGATTTGACAatcactcctttttttttttttttttttttttttttttttttttttttttgcacctcTCTCTGAAACTGTCCCTTAGATTCCGAGAAAGCTGTTCGGCTGGCAGATTTTGATCAGAGCATCCAATGGCCGGGAGAGTCACCAATAATCAAGAGAGACTTGGAGGtaatttctgtgttctttccttttctctgcttccttgttTGTTCATTACCTCACTTCCCATGACCAGATAGAGAACTTATTTTAACCCGGAAGAAATGACTTGCCAAGGCTTCCTCCACCTTGTCTGCTGTCCTCTTTCCCTTGCATACAGTGGCGAGAACTTTCATGGGGCAGAGAAGTAGGTATAATAACCAGGCTAGTGTGGAGTCACCTTTCACTGTGGCCCCTTTCTTTATCTCTaactttcccttctccctccactAGCTGGATAAGTAACTAAACAGAGGATGCCTCTTCCAAGACTTCCAGGAGGCATATTTGAACCCCTCAAAGGTTCCCTCTGCAAACGGTTTTCTACCTAAGGACAAAGCAAATGAGATTTCCTCCCAACTCTATTCAAACTCACCCACTGAGCACCAAAGAAAATCTAGAGACCGAGGCTTCAGACAATTCCTGGGAGAGATGAGGTCAGCCTTCAGGCTTGAAGGAGATAGAGCTCAGCAGAAGTGTAAAGACTGTAACCGTAAAGTGCTCCTGAGAGGACACAGAGCTAGGTCCTGTGTATGGAAGCTTCCAGGCTTGTTCAGGAACAGCTGGGCCACTCTATCCTGGATAGTAACCAATGGACAATAGCTTTGGTTCTGGGTTTGGTTTGGTGGCTTCTAACTTGGTATCTAGTTCTTCCCCCTTGGTATCTAGTGTAGCTGCCTCTTGTGCTGATCACTGCCTATTTCTCTGCCCTAACGAAGccttgttggggtccacactagccccatgttggggcggccaaaaaatgtcgaggctcgagcaaaatgttgaggcccgggctgacccacgtttgggcggccactgtatcccggcccaagctgctgctccggtccgagggtcggggttcagcaagagcgagggtgagggcagactcgaagaatggagaccagacagggtgtgattcaatcccgtttattcttcagtctctcttcctctaagtgtctccttctctgtctcctctgtctgctatgtctgattctctgatctcagtctgattctgatctgttctgtctctgccttttatatgtctcacttctaagccacgcctctaagttacacctttaatcatgcccttaggtcttgtctctaactctgatctctatacttctaagtcatactcttaagtcacacacctttaatctcacatacctt
Proteins encoded in this region:
- the Rnasel gene encoding 2-5A-dependent ribonuclease, with amino-acid sequence METTNHNTPEDGSASAGGQRTAGKDGLLLLNAVKKGDVDRVQQLLEQGADVNVCDEYWGWTPLHNAVQIGRVDIVNLLLGHGADPRRRKKNGATPFIIAGIHGDVRLLQILLSQGADINECDENGFTAFMEAAERGNVEALRFLFANGADVNLRRETTEDKKRMKKGGATALMSAAEKGHLEVVKILISDMKAEVDARDNMGRNALIHALLNFNCENVSKHVEEITSILIEHGADVNARGDGGKTPLISAVERKHTGLVQMLLRQEGINIDDRDSTGKTALLIAVEQQLKEITQLLLEKGADTKCGDLVGIARRNYDHCLLKLLYKFIHDTDPPAVDWLPHSSRWGEALKRLHGMPRPRIGKLKIFMHEDYKIANTSEGAVYLGIYDNGEVAVKVFYENSTRGCKEVSCLRDCRGHSNLVAFYGREYYKGCLYVCMSLCEWTLEEFLKAPREEPVENGEDKFAHSVLLSIFEGVQKLHLHGYSHEDLQPQNILIDSEKAVRLADFDQSIQWPGESPIIKRDLEDLGRLVLYVVKKGEIPFETLKAQNNEELLTKSPDEETKDLIHCLFSPGENVKNCLKNLLGHPFFWTWEDRYRTLRNVGNESDIKVRKNESELLRLLQPQTLEPPRSFDQWTSKIDKDVMCQMNHFYKTSQNPYRDTVGDLLKFIRNIGEHINEKKNRKMKEKLGDHSRYFQETFPDLVIYIYKKLKETEYRKHFPQAPPRLSVPEAAGPGGV